The Candidatus Margulisiibacteriota bacterium genome segment CGGCTTACTCTTGTATATCCATATTTCTTCCCGCCAGAAAAATTAAATAATGCTTTGTGGACAAAAGGACGAACACCGGATTGCGCGATAAACATCTACACCAATGGTATAGCTACAACCGATCATCCTCGCATACTTAAAGCCGCACCGATTTATTATAAATCTCTGGAGCATCCTTCGCAGAAAAGTATGTATGATAAATTCCTTTTTGAGGAACATTATCTTGATTATTATGCACATTCATTAAACGGTGAAATAGTAAATTTATGGACACCGCGGGATATATTTATCCATGCCAAACTATTGATAGCCAATCGGCGGTATATAGTTTTAGGTTCGGCGAACATGAATCTGCGGTCACATTATCGGGACAGCGAAATAGCATTCTTTATTGATGATGAAAATATCGCCGGAATGCTGGAAGACAGACTGGAACAGCTTAGGCTGGACCATAAATTTGACCGTGAAAAAATATATTTCAACTACAGGGTTCGAGATATGTTCATCGAAAAGGTCTGGAATTTTTATAACTCCATTTAATTATAGGTCCTGATTGTCCGAAAATAATTACACTGTCATTGCGAGGAGCTTTTGCGACGTGGCCATCATCCATGTGTTTATCTAATCTCTGAATTATAAATATTCATTAATAAATACCTGAGAATTCCCGATCAGACATACGATAAATAACCAGGAGCTTTTAATGCTGGGAAAAATTATAGCGCAACCAAAAATCTCAGGAAATGTGAAAATACAACTAAGAATATTTCTTGGGTGCCTAAAGCATAATATAAATCCCTTTGCCGAACCTGAAGTTAAATTATTTCTGGAAATGTTAATTAAAATAAAGCCGGAAGAACGACTAAAAATTATTGGCAAAGAGGATCCGGACAGACTGGATTTTTTACTTAAAAAAAACAGACCGGCAACCGGAGACACAATATCCAGCGCCAGGATATCCATCTGGACCTGTCTCCTGAATCTAAATGATAAAAACAGCCACATGATCCTGGACCGGTTAATCAGAGACTTTTCTATAATAGGCTATATACCTCGCAGACAACCAAAGGCTGTCGGTCATCACAACAAAGAATTAATGGAAGCTATTAAAAACAAAAACGAAGAACTTGTACGCAAACTGATTGAAGACGGAGCTGATATAAATTTCAGGTCCGATGTCAAAGATGAAGATTCAGCAATAATAAAAAGAGCATTTTTTAAAGGTAATGAAAATATTGTATTGATGTTGCTGGAAGCCGGCGTAAACCTGGAAGGTTATAAATTTGGAACTTATAATTCCCTTCTAATCTGGGCAATCGAAAATAATCATAAATTTATAGCCCTTTATTTATTAAACCGAATTGTCGATGTCAATATCAAAGACGCCTGGGACAATTCGACCTTAATCTGCGCTATTGAAAAAGGTGATCAGGAAATAATCGACTTGGTTTTGGACCATAAACCAAAACTCGGCATAAAAAATCGGGATGGAAATAGTGCTTTAATGTTAGCCTGTAAAGCCAATCTGGAAAAAACAGTAGAACGTTTGTTGAAAAATAAGATCAATTTGAACGTCGTCAATAATAGTAAAGAATCCGCTCTGATCGTGGCAGTTAAAGCCGGGAACTATAATATTGTCAAAATGCTTATCCAGGCAGGGGCTAATTATAAACCCAGAGACCATTGGGGAACAGCGTTACAACACGCAGCCGATAAAGGCAACACTGACATTGTTAAACTGCTTCTGAACTATTGTTCCAAGGAACTGATAGATAATAATTACGGCGACGGGACAGCGCTTATCAGGGCTGCTGAAAAAGGTTATCTGGAGATCATTAAACTTCTGGTAAACGCCGGAGCAGATCTTACACAGAGGAATTCACATAAACGTTCGGCATTAGATAATGCCTGCTTTCGAAAACATTTCGACATAGTAAAATATCTGATTGATGAAAAAGGCATTTCTGTTGAACCGGACGAGTCTAACGATTGTTCGCCTTTTATGTATGCGGCTTTATCCGGACATTTACAGATAACAGAATATTTATTTCGGAAAGGGGCAAACATCCACAAGCGCGGGTATAACAACTGGACAGCATTATTCTACGCTGCCATGAACCTGAATAAAGATGTGGTCTTGTTCCTGATAAATAATGGCGCTAAAGTCAATGAACTGGATACTGAGGGTTTATCCCCCTTGAGTCATACTCTAAGTTATAAAAACTGTCTTGATACAGTCCGTCTTCTTATCGACCACGGGGCTGAAGTGAATCTTTGTGGGGAAAACACCTCTTCACCTTTAGAACGTGCCATTTACTACTATAGACCCGATGCAGTAGAATTGCTGCTTAAACACAAAGCCGACAGGTCTTTCTTAAGTGCTCCTAACTATGAGATAAGAAGTGTGGCTGAGGCCAAAGAATTAAAAAATCTAATAAATACCATAAAAAATTACAAATAATCCTCCACTCTACTCATCCACTCATGGACTCGTGGCAAACACATTATAAAGACTGGATTCCCGGATCCTTCATCCTCTTCAAAGAACTGTCATCCCGACTGAAGCGTAGCGTAATGGAGGGATCTCTAACTTAAAACACTTCAGCTCTTGAACTAAAGATTCCTCGACTTCGCTCGGAATGACGGCACTGGGGCTGCGCTCCCTTCGAGAACCTCAGGGAGCTCCTGCACTTATGCACTAATGAACTAAGTTGACATTTAATTTTAAATCTCTTATCATCTAGAACCATACAATGAAAAGTTCAGCCAATATCGAACCTAAAGAACCGCAGCAAATCTCTCCTCAGCCTCCTCCACCATATGCTTATTATCCTTATGGAAATATGGAAGAAGACGAGATTGACCTGGTTCAGCTTTTCTTAACTATAAAAAAATATTTATGGCTCATTATTTTAATTGTTCTTGTTTCCGTTACCGGCACATATTTTTATGCCAAGAGTTTGCCCAATCTTTATAAAGCTCAGGCAGTAATTTTTTCTCCGGCAAAATCGACATCTTCTTCATATTTATCAGCTTTGAGCAATCTGGGAGTGGGCTCGCTGCTTGGCGGTGACGCTACTCCGGTAGATATCGTAGTAAAACTTTTGAATAGCAGGCTTATGGCCAAAGAAGTTATAAATAACTTCAACCTCGTAGCTTATTACGAAAAACAGCTCAGCAAACAGGCTTTTACAATTATTGACGGTATAAGCTCTGATGATTCTCTGGTGCTTTGGGACTATTTGAAACAAAATGATTATATAGATGAAAAAGGTTATGCTACAGACAAACTAAATTTCAAAAACAAAAATTTTCAATTAGAGCTTCCTGAAAAATATTCAACCTATAAAAATAAAATAATAGCCACCCTAAAACTTATTGCTAACAGTCGGGAAATGGAGGAAAAC includes the following:
- a CDS encoding ankyrin repeat domain-containing protein; amino-acid sequence: MLGKIIAQPKISGNVKIQLRIFLGCLKHNINPFAEPEVKLFLEMLIKIKPEERLKIIGKEDPDRLDFLLKKNRPATGDTISSARISIWTCLLNLNDKNSHMILDRLIRDFSIIGYIPRRQPKAVGHHNKELMEAIKNKNEELVRKLIEDGADINFRSDVKDEDSAIIKRAFFKGNENIVLMLLEAGVNLEGYKFGTYNSLLIWAIENNHKFIALYLLNRIVDVNIKDAWDNSTLICAIEKGDQEIIDLVLDHKPKLGIKNRDGNSALMLACKANLEKTVERLLKNKINLNVVNNSKESALIVAVKAGNYNIVKMLIQAGANYKPRDHWGTALQHAADKGNTDIVKLLLNYCSKELIDNNYGDGTALIRAAEKGYLEIIKLLVNAGADLTQRNSHKRSALDNACFRKHFDIVKYLIDEKGISVEPDESNDCSPFMYAALSGHLQITEYLFRKGANIHKRGYNNWTALFYAAMNLNKDVVLFLINNGAKVNELDTEGLSPLSHTLSYKNCLDTVRLLIDHGAEVNLCGENTSSPLERAIYYYRPDAVELLLKHKADRSFLSAPNYEIRSVAEAKELKNLINTIKNYK
- a CDS encoding Wzz/FepE/Etk N-terminal domain-containing protein, producing MKSSANIEPKEPQQISPQPPPPYAYYPYGNMEEDEIDLVQLFLTIKKYLWLIILIVLVSVTGTYFYAKSLPNLYKAQAVIFSPAKSTSSSYLSALSNLGVGSLLGGDATPVDIVVKLLNSRLMAKEVINNFNLVAYYEKQLSKQAFTIIDGISSDDSLVLWDYLKQNDYIDEKGYATDKLNFKNKNFQLELPEKYSTYKNKIIATLKLIANSREMEENHKPEKMQVSPEYKATFDLEKTIKIFKGNLSVEKDKASFITLSFEDRNPLLAAKLVNFCISNLDHINEQLEISSQKPLVVILDKADMPVFKSKPNKKMIMIISIVTSLIAGVFLSFVIEYLRNLNKTEVSR